One window of the Gimesia sp. genome contains the following:
- a CDS encoding Ig-like domain-containing protein yields the protein ADDVDSDDDANSLVYAITAQPSEGTASSNGDGSFTFNPGTDFQDLAVGQTRQVTFTYTATDSNSAVSNTGTVTVTVTGVNDPVTAVDDDVTTSKDVSLNFDVRLDNGNGPDLDPDVNDILSVFKITDTTLGTETAIVGNAITLDSGATVTLQADGTLTYNPNGQFASLILPTDTATDTFTYTIRDGNGSSDTATVTMTITGTNEDLVQTAPLDDVYSDGLSTVTIDLDNYFNDPDASDDITYTLLSSGSFAANFWVESVSITDNILEITFTDYASNQERLPTDITLRAESTDGISPTFEPTFQLIPDPQQTMEIRLIATPTLSGGRDFSYFRAEGALGTPGGGVFHLTNGNTDLDYSIYLADYLDLDLDGSETVTTDDDVEAIRLVNGNTIVHTIYTSNPGDVDDSPTFDMSNESLHGTFSGLSSTIVDQLYNGELAIRVERVSLSDIAKVANSNITVSPELDDISDLPAQTTEYVEGASYNVEIWISDQLAQVLAAQTTENSSITSVLFDLLWDDTTAAQFQSAEATGEASAFRAIGGILDIDTINGVIEDISGLTFLQGMADGYYARVGYATFTANAPTADADPVEYTIDITPGEDSVNRSTAIDLSQIDIIGTSVSHFGTSEFLIQTDMTNINIEGKITIDGQEVTLTPQDLGLDSTTVSGRLDVLFDDVDNPSTIQILDSFIEVNPSGLALPDRTAANNDRTTEELADFGLEGVLPNFSGTGNPADLSVAIRDALVQVLSSTQALDGNGNFNISEDWQLTNGDLYSMLVVPAFGNFVASDTVESTAGETMAFFDPGAGVPAGLTGWSQAKLTEISTGLYELVIPVSRVLNFNTEAGYPVELKLTGYATARFLVDQETTDQYGDTIGTAHDTLLDSSSAATTGTKTFYGGIGNNTSIADPLLDVDMFQVQLNAGDSVIVDIDASQFETGLDSVVRIFDAAGNEVAYSDDDLAPDENFVSFLSNFDSYVTYTNTTGSAGNFFIGVSAYNDTDDPVSYDPTDTAGRPTGVDPSDVGSYDLHITVQNGAAPLHGTQAVITDAPLEDGTAVDLAVVRDQTQLDAYGQTSSLPTSDTWIDEWSSFWVEIYVETADAQGITAAIADLNYNTDFFTATAIEFGAAFADNGQAIIDDATGVVTGLSGTAQYEKAGHLKKALLARVKFESLEQDDVSIDFEDKFIGPHALGLSLSNVSVSLTGDAETTLLVGDAPETDLWAIAYDVNDDDVIDFKDLTILASVYNQNVLDTYSPYVWALDADKSGDVNFKDLTFFATNYGVSKGGNRDVIYPSNFLQRWYGKTTNISGDSSIDQVMDTALSIWQDALGMDEPLDIQLVITDLGGTQLGEGQITAVDEQGRPVAGIVTLDDDAAGLGWYSDISTTAFGGGELEGGVSYTADINSEAAGHYDLLTVLLHEIGHVAGFTDTYAPFESHIQVGVGGTLSFVGNGFEATLTDDGLHLDDSVHDGDVMNATLDPGVRKLPSILDALILQTAHETAASGDFEILVGVNAPLMANLPLTGSDETVLPEAIQPLAPLVELAQVSFDATGSQSDPAGSNLPVIWNQVWNTLNQLSQGADPSELDLTLLEGLNEEFVQSLREHGLSIIESGEILGHELSELDPADWQLTGLDQDGDGDFDAVFSNWAGPIL from the coding sequence TGGCCGATGATGTGGACAGTGACGACGACGCCAACAGCCTGGTCTATGCAATCACCGCTCAGCCGAGTGAAGGAACTGCTTCTTCAAACGGAGATGGCAGTTTTACCTTCAATCCGGGGACTGACTTCCAGGACCTGGCCGTCGGTCAAACCCGCCAGGTGACCTTCACTTACACTGCCACCGATTCAAATAGTGCCGTAAGTAATACGGGCACAGTCACGGTCACCGTAACCGGTGTCAACGATCCTGTTACCGCCGTTGACGACGACGTGACCACATCCAAAGATGTTTCTTTGAACTTTGATGTGCGTCTGGATAACGGCAATGGCCCCGATCTGGACCCGGATGTGAATGATATTCTGTCGGTCTTTAAAATTACCGATACCACGCTGGGGACGGAAACCGCGATCGTCGGCAATGCAATCACTCTCGATTCCGGGGCGACCGTGACGCTGCAGGCGGACGGTACACTCACTTACAATCCGAACGGTCAGTTCGCCAGCCTGATTCTGCCCACCGATACGGCAACGGATACGTTTACTTATACGATTCGCGATGGCAACGGCAGTTCGGATACCGCCACCGTCACGATGACGATTACCGGTACGAACGAGGACCTGGTTCAGACCGCACCGCTGGATGATGTTTACAGCGACGGTCTGTCGACGGTGACCATTGATCTGGATAATTACTTTAATGATCCCGATGCCAGTGATGACATCACCTACACCCTGCTCAGCAGTGGTTCGTTTGCAGCAAACTTCTGGGTCGAAAGTGTGAGCATCACCGATAACATCCTGGAAATCACGTTCACTGATTATGCCTCTAACCAGGAACGACTGCCTACGGATATCACACTGCGTGCCGAGTCGACTGATGGGATTTCACCCACGTTTGAGCCGACCTTCCAGTTGATTCCTGACCCGCAGCAAACCATGGAAATCCGGTTGATCGCTACGCCGACTCTTTCCGGCGGTCGTGACTTCTCGTACTTCCGTGCCGAAGGAGCCCTGGGGACTCCTGGAGGTGGTGTGTTCCATCTGACCAATGGAAATACGGACCTGGATTATTCGATCTATCTCGCTGACTACCTGGATCTGGACCTTGATGGATCAGAAACCGTCACCACTGATGATGATGTGGAAGCGATTCGACTGGTTAACGGCAATACCATAGTTCATACGATCTACACATCCAATCCGGGTGATGTGGATGACAGTCCAACTTTTGATATGTCGAACGAGAGCCTGCACGGCACCTTCAGCGGATTGAGCAGCACGATTGTAGATCAGCTGTATAATGGCGAGTTGGCAATTCGGGTGGAACGAGTAAGCTTATCTGATATCGCCAAAGTTGCTAACTCCAACATTACGGTCTCTCCCGAGTTAGATGATATCAGCGACCTGCCTGCTCAAACGACGGAGTATGTCGAGGGGGCCAGCTACAATGTTGAAATCTGGATCAGTGATCAACTGGCACAGGTTCTGGCCGCTCAGACGACCGAAAATTCCTCGATCACGTCTGTTCTGTTTGATCTGTTATGGGATGACACAACGGCTGCACAATTTCAATCAGCTGAAGCCACGGGAGAGGCGAGTGCCTTCCGGGCCATTGGTGGTATCTTGGATATTGATACGATCAACGGAGTCATTGAAGATATATCAGGACTGACTTTCTTACAAGGTATGGCTGACGGTTACTATGCCCGGGTGGGATACGCGACATTTACCGCAAATGCCCCGACGGCAGACGCCGACCCGGTTGAGTATACTATTGACATCACTCCCGGTGAAGATTCGGTCAATCGCAGTACTGCCATCGATCTGAGCCAGATTGATATCATCGGAACTTCGGTGTCACATTTCGGGACCTCCGAATTCCTGATTCAGACGGATATGACCAACATTAACATCGAAGGTAAAATCACTATCGATGGGCAAGAGGTTACGCTGACTCCCCAGGATCTGGGGCTGGACAGTACGACCGTGAGTGGTCGCCTGGATGTCCTGTTCGACGACGTGGATAATCCTTCCACGATTCAGATTCTTGATTCGTTTATTGAAGTTAACCCGTCTGGACTTGCCCTGCCCGATCGCACAGCAGCGAATAATGACCGAACTACAGAGGAACTGGCTGATTTCGGATTGGAAGGAGTGCTACCGAATTTCAGCGGGACTGGTAACCCTGCTGACCTGTCAGTTGCCATTCGGGATGCCTTGGTGCAGGTACTCTCCAGTACGCAGGCTCTGGATGGCAACGGTAATTTCAACATTTCCGAGGACTGGCAACTGACCAATGGTGACCTCTATTCCATGCTGGTTGTGCCGGCCTTTGGTAATTTTGTTGCCAGTGATACGGTCGAGTCCACAGCTGGTGAAACGATGGCCTTCTTCGATCCAGGGGCAGGCGTACCAGCCGGTCTGACTGGCTGGAGCCAGGCTAAACTGACGGAAATTTCCACCGGTCTGTATGAACTGGTGATACCTGTCAGCCGTGTGCTCAACTTCAACACCGAAGCGGGATATCCTGTCGAGCTGAAACTGACCGGCTACGCGACTGCTCGCTTCCTCGTGGATCAGGAGACGACCGATCAATATGGAGACACAATCGGCACGGCTCATGACACCCTGTTAGACTCCTCTTCAGCAGCTACCACGGGGACCAAGACCTTCTATGGCGGCATCGGGAATAATACTTCCATCGCCGATCCGCTGCTGGATGTCGATATGTTCCAGGTGCAGTTGAACGCTGGTGACAGCGTGATCGTGGACATCGACGCCAGCCAGTTCGAGACAGGACTGGACAGCGTGGTGCGGATCTTTGATGCAGCCGGAAACGAAGTGGCTTACTCGGATGACGATCTGGCCCCGGATGAAAACTTTGTCAGTTTCCTGTCCAACTTTGATTCCTATGTAACCTACACCAACACTACGGGAAGTGCGGGTAATTTCTTTATCGGTGTCAGTGCCTATAACGACACTGATGACCCCGTTTCGTATGATCCAACGGATACCGCAGGACGTCCGACGGGCGTTGATCCTTCGGATGTGGGTAGCTATGACCTGCATATCACAGTACAGAATGGTGCAGCACCGCTGCATGGAACCCAGGCTGTCATTACTGATGCACCGCTGGAAGACGGGACAGCCGTCGATCTGGCGGTCGTCCGTGATCAGACCCAGCTGGATGCCTATGGTCAGACCAGCAGTCTGCCGACCAGCGATACCTGGATCGATGAGTGGAGTTCCTTCTGGGTGGAAATCTACGTTGAAACGGCAGATGCTCAGGGCATTACTGCAGCGATTGCCGATCTGAATTACAACACCGATTTCTTCACCGCCACAGCGATTGAATTTGGTGCCGCGTTTGCTGACAACGGACAGGCAATCATTGATGATGCCACCGGCGTCGTAACCGGATTGAGTGGAACGGCTCAATACGAGAAAGCAGGACACCTCAAGAAGGCGCTGCTGGCCCGCGTGAAATTTGAATCCCTGGAGCAGGATGATGTCTCGATTGACTTCGAGGATAAATTCATCGGTCCACATGCCCTGGGGCTCTCGTTGAGCAATGTGAGTGTCAGCCTGACAGGGGATGCAGAAACCACCCTGCTGGTGGGCGATGCTCCCGAAACAGACCTGTGGGCGATTGCCTATGATGTGAATGATGATGATGTCATTGACTTCAAGGATCTGACGATTCTGGCTTCGGTTTACAACCAGAATGTGCTCGATACGTATTCACCCTATGTCTGGGCCCTGGATGCCGATAAGAGTGGTGATGTCAACTTCAAAGACCTGACGTTCTTTGCCACCAACTACGGTGTCTCGAAGGGTGGGAATCGCGATGTGATCTACCCGTCGAACTTCCTGCAACGCTGGTATGGTAAGACCACCAACATCAGTGGTGACTCTTCGATCGATCAGGTAATGGATACGGCACTGAGCATCTGGCAGGACGCTTTGGGAATGGATGAGCCTCTGGATATCCAGCTGGTGATCACCGACCTGGGCGGCACTCAACTGGGTGAAGGCCAGATCACCGCTGTCGACGAGCAGGGCCGACCTGTCGCGGGGATTGTGACACTGGACGACGATGCCGCCGGCCTGGGCTGGTACTCTGACATCTCGACAACTGCCTTTGGTGGTGGCGAGCTGGAAGGGGGCGTGTCTTACACGGCTGACATCAATTCCGAGGCAGCGGGTCACTACGACCTGTTAACTGTGCTGTTGCATGAAATCGGTCACGTTGCCGGCTTCACAGATACTTATGCACCATTCGAAAGCCACATTCAGGTGGGCGTAGGTGGTACGCTGAGCTTCGTCGGCAACGGATTTGAAGCAACGCTGACAGACGATGGCCTGCACCTGGATGATTCGGTACATGATGGCGACGTCATGAACGCGACACTGGATCCGGGTGTGCGGAAACTGCCTTCGATTCTGGATGCATTGATTCTGCAGACTGCTCATGAGACGGCTGCTTCTGGCGACTTCGAGATTCTGGTGGGCGTCAACGCTCCGCTGATGGCAAATCTGCCTCTGACAGGCAGCGATGAAACGGTTCTGCCTGAAGCAATCCAGCCGCTGGCTCCCCTGGTCGAACTGGCTCAGGTCAGCTTCGACGCCACTGGAAGCCAGAGTGACCCTGCAGGCTCGAATCTGCCTGTGATCTGGAATCAGGTCTGGAACACCTTAAATCAGCTCTCCCAGGGAGCAGATCCGAGTGAACTGGATCTGACACTGCTGGAAGGTCTGAATGAAGAATTCGTTCAGTCGCTGCGGGAACACGGCCTGTCGATTATCGAGTCTGGCGAGATTCTGGGTCACGAATTGAGTGAGCTGGATCCGGCCGACTGGCAGCTGACAGGACTGGACCAGGATGGAGATGGCGACTTTGATGCAGTCTTCTCAAACTGGGCAGGTCCCATACTTTAA
- a CDS encoding DUF3467 domain-containing protein encodes MSAKKDDKPAEATPEAAAEQAQGQAPAQQQQQVKVNDANVIASYANFCRVSSTPEELILDLGLNPQPLDPANTEITVGQRIILNHYTAKRLLSALSMALQRHEQAFGVLETDIRKRVVRQQQT; translated from the coding sequence GTGAGTGCTAAGAAAGATGACAAACCAGCTGAAGCAACACCAGAAGCAGCTGCAGAACAGGCTCAAGGTCAGGCCCCCGCTCAGCAGCAGCAGCAGGTCAAGGTGAATGATGCAAACGTCATTGCCAGCTATGCCAATTTCTGTCGCGTTTCCAGTACTCCAGAAGAGTTGATTCTGGACCTGGGACTGAACCCGCAGCCACTGGATCCCGCCAACACTGAAATCACTGTGGGACAGCGGATCATTCTGAATCACTACACAGCCAAGCGACTGTTGAGTGCTCTCTCAATGGCTCTGCAGCGGCATGAGCAGGCCTTCGGTGTTCTGGAAACAGACATCCGGAAACGCGTCGTGCGTCAGCAGCAGACCTAG
- a CDS encoding 2-oxoglutarate dehydrogenase E1 component, whose protein sequence is MLDKPDPASSYHDGNGQSESSLPEDLINELSSESLTFVEDLYTSFLESPSSVSEEWRNYFARFPQKSARKRKPGFGPTFKRHSMFNPPSPVRNEAVDRQTMKIADRQERLDQLIRNYRVRGHILASLDPLGKKRATPAELMPEFYDFSERDYDRVFSTSTFGGPKQRTLREMIQWLKNTYCRSIGAQFMHIDSLRVREWLQTRMESTANFLKFERPEALRILRRLTDAVGFEEFIQKKYVGLKSFSLEGAESLIPLLDLAIEKAGEQGVDEIVFGMAHRGRLNVLTNIMGKKPREIFREYEDSVPEMSVGRGDVKYHLGYSSDWMTESGHNVHLTLCFNPSHLEFVNPVAMGRMRAKQDRWHNIDRTKGMVLLIHGDAAFAGEGVVQESLNLSELRGYRTGGTIHVVVNNQIGFTTDPAQSRSSTYATDVAKMLQIPIFHVNGEDPEAVAQVVRLAMDFRKEFHRDVVIDMYCYRRRGHNEGDEPSFTQPLMYDVIDKRPSVRDSFLQRMLERKSVTEEDADRLQEESVSHLEAELAAARVENYPHKVELPGGIWTGYRGGKELPADQIDTGVPAESLSNLLLKQTELPDGFTPHKKIKRLLQIRKDMAAGERKLDWGTAEALAFASLLTEGYRIRVSGQDAQRGTFSHRHAVLHDVKTGKKYTPLKHLVSGQGTVEIVNSPLSEAGVLGFDYGYSLDCPDGLIIWEAQFGDFVNAAQVIIDQFIVSAEDKWQRYSGMVMLLPHGFEGQGPEHSSARFERFLQLAAESNIQIAVPTTPDQFFHLLRRQVIRKWRKPLIVMTPKSLLRHRDAVSSFSSLTSGSFMKVIGDTSDLNPQNVKRILLCTGKIYYDLNERRRQTERDDVAIVRIEQLYPVPHEDLEAALAPYPEGTPVYWVQEEPENMGAWRFIYCRFKGNLFGRHPLHGVYRPASASPATGSGRSHQFEQEMLLTESFRDDS, encoded by the coding sequence ATGTTAGATAAACCAGATCCCGCTTCGTCCTACCATGACGGCAACGGGCAGAGCGAAAGTTCGCTGCCCGAAGATTTAATTAACGAATTAAGCTCGGAATCGTTAACCTTCGTGGAAGACCTCTATACGAGCTTTCTGGAGTCACCCAGTTCGGTGAGCGAGGAATGGCGAAATTATTTTGCCAGGTTCCCCCAGAAGTCGGCCCGCAAACGCAAGCCAGGTTTTGGTCCCACATTCAAACGGCATTCGATGTTCAATCCACCGTCACCCGTCCGGAATGAAGCCGTCGATCGCCAGACAATGAAAATCGCCGACCGGCAGGAACGTCTGGACCAGCTGATCCGTAACTATCGCGTGCGGGGACACATCCTGGCATCGCTCGATCCATTGGGAAAAAAGCGGGCAACACCGGCTGAACTGATGCCCGAGTTTTACGATTTCTCGGAGCGGGATTACGACCGCGTCTTTTCGACCTCCACTTTTGGTGGTCCGAAACAGCGAACGCTGCGGGAAATGATACAGTGGCTGAAGAACACCTACTGCCGATCGATCGGTGCGCAATTCATGCACATCGACAGTCTGCGGGTACGGGAGTGGCTGCAGACCCGGATGGAAAGTACGGCGAACTTCCTCAAGTTCGAACGTCCCGAAGCCCTGCGGATTCTGCGTCGCCTGACCGACGCCGTCGGCTTTGAAGAATTCATTCAGAAAAAGTATGTCGGCCTGAAGAGCTTCTCGCTGGAAGGAGCCGAAAGTCTGATTCCATTGCTCGATCTGGCGATTGAAAAAGCGGGAGAGCAGGGGGTCGATGAAATCGTATTCGGTATGGCCCACCGCGGTCGTCTCAACGTGCTGACCAATATCATGGGGAAAAAACCTCGTGAGATTTTCCGTGAATACGAAGATTCGGTTCCGGAAATGAGCGTGGGTCGCGGCGACGTGAAATACCACCTGGGTTACAGCTCGGACTGGATGACCGAATCCGGCCACAACGTCCACCTGACGCTCTGTTTCAACCCGAGCCACCTGGAATTCGTGAACCCGGTTGCTATGGGACGTATGCGGGCGAAACAGGATCGCTGGCACAACATTGACCGGACCAAGGGGATGGTGCTGCTGATTCACGGTGACGCTGCATTTGCCGGCGAAGGCGTGGTGCAGGAAAGCCTGAACCTGAGCGAACTGCGGGGCTACCGTACGGGGGGGACGATTCACGTTGTCGTGAATAACCAGATCGGTTTCACCACCGACCCCGCTCAGAGCCGTTCTTCGACCTACGCGACCGATGTGGCCAAGATGCTGCAGATTCCCATCTTCCACGTCAACGGCGAAGATCCGGAAGCAGTGGCCCAGGTTGTCCGTCTGGCAATGGACTTCCGCAAAGAATTCCATCGGGACGTGGTCATCGACATGTACTGCTATCGTCGTCGTGGGCATAACGAAGGGGATGAGCCTTCATTCACTCAGCCCCTGATGTACGATGTGATCGACAAGCGGCCGTCTGTCCGCGACAGCTTCCTGCAGCGGATGCTGGAACGAAAGTCGGTCACCGAGGAAGATGCCGACCGGTTACAGGAGGAAAGTGTTTCCCATCTGGAAGCCGAACTGGCGGCAGCCCGGGTTGAGAATTATCCTCACAAGGTCGAACTGCCCGGCGGGATCTGGACCGGTTATCGCGGCGGAAAAGAACTGCCCGCGGATCAGATCGATACCGGAGTTCCCGCGGAGAGTCTGTCTAATTTGCTGTTGAAACAGACCGAACTGCCCGATGGTTTTACGCCGCACAAGAAAATCAAACGCTTACTGCAGATCCGTAAGGATATGGCCGCAGGAGAGCGAAAGCTGGACTGGGGAACCGCAGAAGCCCTGGCATTCGCATCACTGCTGACCGAGGGTTACCGGATTCGCGTCAGCGGTCAGGATGCACAGCGTGGTACTTTCAGCCATCGTCATGCCGTACTGCACGATGTGAAGACCGGTAAAAAGTACACACCGCTCAAGCACCTGGTTTCAGGGCAGGGCACCGTCGAGATTGTGAACAGCCCGCTTTCCGAAGCAGGGGTTTTAGGTTTCGACTATGGTTACAGCCTGGACTGTCCCGATGGTCTGATTATCTGGGAAGCCCAGTTTGGCGATTTCGTCAACGCGGCTCAGGTCATCATCGATCAGTTTATTGTCAGTGCAGAAGACAAGTGGCAACGCTACAGCGGCATGGTCATGCTGCTGCCTCACGGTTTTGAAGGTCAGGGACCGGAACACTCCAGTGCCCGCTTCGAGCGCTTCCTGCAACTGGCGGCTGAAAGTAATATTCAGATTGCGGTACCGACTACGCCGGACCAGTTCTTCCATCTGCTCAGACGTCAGGTCATCCGCAAGTGGCGTAAGCCTCTGATTGTAATGACTCCCAAGAGTCTGCTCCGACATCGCGATGCGGTTTCCAGTTTCAGTTCGCTGACTTCTGGTTCCTTCATGAAGGTCATCGGCGATACGAGCGATCTGAATCCGCAGAATGTGAAACGGATTCTGCTGTGTACCGGGAAGATCTATTATGATCTGAACGAACGCCGTCGACAGACTGAACGTGACGATGTGGCCATCGTGCGAATCGAGCAGCTTTATCCGGTGCCCCATGAAGATCTGGAAGCAGCCCTGGCACCCTATCCGGAAGGAACCCCGGTTTACTGGGTTCAGGAAGAGCCGGAAAACATGGGCGCCTGGCGATTTATTTACTGCCGATTCAAAGGAAACCTGTTTGGGCGCCATCCGCTGCATGGGGTTTATCGTCCCGCGAGTGCCAGCCCGGCAACAGGCTCGGGACGCAGCCATCAGTTCGAACAGGAAATGCTGCTTACAGAAAGTTTCCGGGACGACTCTTAG
- the fhcD gene encoding formylmethanofuran--tetrahydromethanopterin N-formyltransferase encodes MNTQPELAWNDVPVCDTFAEAFTTVGTRIIVTAVSESWVRIAATEVTGYATSVIACDAEAGVEKFLSPEESPDGRPGVSLMFFAFSRSALEKAVTNRVGQCILTCPTTACYAGIPVTDPEKALALGKQLRFFGDGFQISKKWDDRRLWRIPVMDGEFVCEDRVGSFKGVAGGNLLICATNQSAGLLATEAAVTAMQAVDNVILPFPGGIVRSGSKVGSKYSALKASTNDAYCPTLRAETNSDLPEGTGCVYEIVIDGETFDDVQQAMCNGLQAATQLPGLLQITAGNYGGKLGKHHFHLAEVIAELKRR; translated from the coding sequence TTGAATACTCAACCAGAACTGGCATGGAACGACGTTCCCGTCTGCGACACATTTGCAGAAGCATTCACCACGGTCGGAACCCGCATTATTGTGACCGCGGTCTCCGAATCCTGGGTCCGGATCGCGGCAACCGAAGTCACCGGTTACGCCACCAGTGTCATCGCCTGTGATGCCGAAGCCGGCGTCGAAAAGTTCCTCTCCCCTGAAGAGAGCCCCGATGGACGTCCCGGCGTCAGCCTGATGTTCTTCGCCTTCAGCCGCTCTGCACTCGAGAAAGCAGTCACCAATCGTGTGGGGCAATGTATCCTGACCTGTCCCACCACTGCCTGCTACGCCGGCATCCCGGTGACAGATCCCGAAAAAGCCCTGGCTTTGGGTAAACAGCTCCGCTTCTTTGGGGATGGGTTTCAGATCTCGAAGAAATGGGATGACCGCCGCCTCTGGAGAATTCCCGTCATGGATGGCGAATTCGTCTGCGAAGATCGTGTCGGCTCCTTTAAAGGAGTCGCCGGGGGCAACCTGCTGATCTGCGCGACGAACCAGTCTGCAGGTCTGCTCGCAACCGAAGCGGCTGTTACCGCCATGCAAGCCGTCGACAATGTCATACTCCCTTTCCCGGGAGGCATTGTCCGCAGTGGCAGTAAAGTCGGTTCGAAGTATTCTGCGCTCAAAGCCTCTACGAACGACGCCTACTGCCCGACCCTCCGTGCCGAGACCAACTCTGATCTACCCGAAGGTACAGGCTGCGTCTATGAAATCGTCATCGACGGTGAAACATTCGACGACGTCCAACAGGCGATGTGCAACGGCCTGCAGGCAGCCACGCAGTTACCGGGACTGCTGCAGATCACAGCGGGCAACTACGGCGGCAAACTCGGCAAACACCATTTTCATCTGGCCGAAGTCATCGCTGAACTCAAACGGAGATAG
- a CDS encoding response regulator transcription factor, whose protein sequence is MTTQQEATVFVVDDDPAIRKSLRWLIESVGLKVQTHELASEFLESYSPDHPGCLVLDVRIPGMSGLELQEKLRERGYDIPVIIVSGYGDVPMAVRAMKAGAVDFLEKPVSDQVLLDYIQKGIERDIQNKANREQNKELVERKATLTRRENEVMKYVVSGFSSREIAEKLNVSFKTVEAHRAKIMKKMQAKSVPKLIQMELQIQGSPTPTQER, encoded by the coding sequence ATGACAACCCAACAGGAAGCAACCGTATTTGTCGTCGATGACGACCCGGCAATTCGCAAATCACTCCGCTGGCTGATTGAATCGGTCGGGCTCAAAGTTCAAACCCATGAACTCGCCAGCGAATTTCTGGAAAGTTATTCTCCCGATCACCCCGGCTGCCTGGTACTCGATGTCCGCATCCCCGGTATGAGTGGTCTCGAACTGCAGGAGAAACTCAGGGAACGGGGCTACGACATTCCCGTCATCATCGTCTCCGGTTACGGAGATGTTCCCATGGCTGTCCGTGCCATGAAAGCGGGAGCCGTTGATTTCCTGGAAAAGCCGGTCAGCGACCAGGTTCTGCTGGATTACATCCAGAAAGGCATTGAACGCGATATCCAAAACAAGGCGAATCGAGAGCAGAACAAAGAACTCGTGGAACGCAAAGCGACACTCACCCGGCGCGAAAATGAAGTTATGAAATATGTCGTCTCGGGTTTCTCCAGCCGCGAAATTGCAGAGAAGTTGAATGTCAGCTTTAAGACGGTCGAAGCCCACCGCGCCAAGATCATGAAGAAAATGCAGGCGAAAAGTGTTCCCAAGCTGATCCAGATGGAACTGCAGATCCAGGGAAGCCCGACTCCGACTCAGGAACGCTGA